The Salmo salar chromosome ssa06, Ssal_v3.1, whole genome shotgun sequence genome window below encodes:
- the baiap3 gene encoding BAI1-associated protein 3 isoform X2, with protein MGQEEHDIILQRVQESKRASFTLRVSVMKGKNLMAKDANGYSDPYCMLGILLGQSPRETEEKKERKFSFRKRKEKLEKRSSTKEVLAATCIQVTEVKPETLNPVWNEHFVFDIDDVHGDLLHMDIWDHDDDVSVAEACKKLNEVSGLRGMGRYFKQIAKSVRSNGTSSSGSSEDNVDDFLGCINIPLNEIPVMGYDKWFKLEPRSSASKVQGECHLILRLFTTQRDTTLSKRESKEVIHKKMLSQILEYEHAHIQKEPYNWNGQVSPPAWTVLSHHAVQTDLSPLQQAIIRWQCYSSHHRSQRMCYTLLLRLLRTIDAEWDPQAMQGDLERQLSDSFRLYTDHCLCLMKRMRQVFPCASPAAVTRCELMLRGVGHMQTMPAFKTVCPLRNELHLEIATVVKKGTVEWYESTISQFKPEEGALEEQLRRLVQVVDAVCADVQRGQNIYNKLFYSAVKVDFFSIAYRQLEKLVADDVSVAMEKVCGTLEQESSRLTQTMGETLLELYMSLKILKRFREFLPLRDAKMMALTGYHNWFKTSIHKWLQIVHDKACDRIRRAVDMDQLEPVQQAKHSSSAVDVTACFSQVREFWKQMSWPDSAGAFIFVTRLTDNFCSEAVCYSEMIKRKIERSQQGRDIKSLTVQLCIALNNTEHVRVFLGHLPRDLDWQGVEQAMEESCGAEGKEQVNKALNGQLYNVDADLQREAKRLITHLTNKMFSELKRYLQHISLSPDSINNDDAVSPLMKYLRDTLVILSESLVKENLARVLLGMWELLLRMILDTVAENMGVQVEFYNRFQYTVEALVQFFYADGEGLAIEDLKNHVDYKALDEELRLNKCSSFELIEQYFLEKISQQRTLKHTRFGRVSVKCYYDASEQRLTVEILHAADLIALDANGLSDPFVIVELCPHHLFPMAKSQRTQVKLKTLHPVFDELFYFHVSPEQYRHRFACLTFTVMDYDWLSTNDFAGEALAPLSDFCWPGRPNASAAGKTIQPTILHLARSKPSEKPIMRILDARTGDGEAQEFVRKLKEIEKSMEEE; from the exons ATGGGTCAGGAGGAACATGACATCATTCTGCAGAGAGTCCAAGAATCCAAG AGAGCCAGTTTCACCCTGAGAGTATCTGTCATGAAAGGGAAAAATCTAATGGCAAAGGATGCAAATG GGTACAGCGACCCCTATTGCATGCTGGGAATCCTCCTGGGCCAGAGCCCCcgggagacagaggagaagaaggagaggaagtTCAGCttcaggaagaggaaggagaagcTGGAGAAGAGGTCCAGTACCAAGGAGGTTCTAGCAGCCACGTGCATCCAGGTGACTGAGGTCAAGCCAGAGACGCTCAACCCAGTCTGGAATGAGCACTTTGTTTT TGACATTGATGATGTCCACGGTGATCTACTGCATATGGACATATG GGACCATGACGATGACGTCTCCGTCGCAGAGGCCTGCAAAAAACTGAATGAAGTCAGTGGACTTAGAGGAATGGGCAG GTATTTTAAGCAGATTGCCAAATCGGTGCGGTCCAATGGGACGTCGTCATCAGGATCATCTGAGGACAATGTTGATGACTTCCTGGGCTGCATCAACATTCCACTGAAT GAGATTCCTGTGATGGGATATGACAAGTGGTTTAAGCTGGAGCCTCGGTCCAGTGCCTCCAAGGTCCAGGGAGAATGTCACCTGATTCTGAGGCTCTTCACTACCCAG agagacactacactgaGTAAGAGGGAATCCAAAGAAGTCATTCATAAGAAGATGCTGAGTCAGATTCTGGAGTACGAGCATGCTCATATTCAG AAAGAGCCTTATAACTGGAATGGGCAGGTGAGTCCTCCAGCATGGACTGTGCTGTCCCATCATGCTGTGCAAACTGACCTCTCACCCCTGCAACAGGCCATCAT TCGCTGGCAGTGCTATAGCAGCCACCACCGGTCCCAGAGGATGTGTTACACCCTGCTGCTGAGGCTGCTGAGGACCATCGATGCAGAGTGGGATCCCCAAGCTATGCAGGGAGACCTG GAGCGGCAGCTGTCGGACAGCTTCAGGCTGTACACGGACCACTGTCTGTGTCTGATGAAGAGAATGCGCCAGGTGTTCCCCTGCGCCAGTCCAGCCGCCGTCACACGCTGCGAGCTCATGCTGAG GGGTGTAGGACACATGCAGACCATGCCGGCCTTCAAGACTGTGTGCCCCCTTCGAAATGAACTGCATTTGGAAATTGCCACTGTTGTCAAG AAAGGTACAGTGGAGTGGTACGAGAGCACAATTTCACAATTCAAACCAGAGGAGGGG GCTCTAGAGGAGCAGCTGAGGAGACTGGTCCAGGTGGTGGATGCAGTGTGTGCAGATGTACAGAGGGGACAGAACATCTACAACAAGCTCTTCTACAG TGCGGTGAAAGTGGATTTCTTCAGCATCGCGTATAGACAGTTGGAGAAACTG GTCGCTGACGACGTGAGCGTTGCCATGGAGAAGGTGTGTGGCACTCTGGAACAGGAGAGCTCCAGGCTAACTCAGACCATGGGAGAGACTCTGTTAGAGCTCTACATGTCTCTGAAAATACTCAAACGCTTCAGAGAGTTCCTCCCTCTCAG GGACGCTAAGATGATGGCATTGACTGGCTATCACAACTGGTTCAAGACGTCTATCCACAAGTGGCTGCAGATAGTCCATGACAAGGCTTGTGACAGGATCCGCAGAGCAGTAGACATGGACCAG CTGGAGCCAGTACAGCAGGCCAAACACAGCTCCTCGGCGGTGGATGTGACAGCATGTTTCAGCCAGGTGCGGGAGTTCTGGAAACAGATGTCCTGGCCAGACTCTGCAGGGGCCTTCATCTTTGTCACCCGCCTGACAGAC AATTTCTGCAGCGAGGCCGTGTGTTACTCAGAGATGATAAAGCGCAAGATTGAGAGGAGCCAGCAGGGTCGAGACATCAAGAGCCTGACAGTGCAG CTGTGCATCGCCCTGAACAACACAGAGCATGTGCGTGTGTTCCTGGGCCACCTACCTCGGGACCTGGACTGGCAGGGCGTGGAGCAGGCCATGGAGGAGTCTTGCGGGGCGGAGGGGAAGGAGCAGGTCAACAAGGCCCTGAATGGACAGCTCTACAACGTGGATGCGGACCTACAGAGGGAGGCCAAGCGCCTCATCACCCACCTCACAAACAAG ATGTTTTCAGAGCTGAAGAGGTACCTCCAACACATCAGCCTGTCCCCTGACTCCATCAACAACGATGAT GCCGTGTCCCCCCTCATGAAGTACTTACGTGACACTTTAGTCATCCTCAGCGAGTCTCTGGTGAAGGAGAATCTGGCTAG AGTTCTCCTCGGCATGTGGGAGCTGCTCCTCAGAATGATCCTCGACACGGTGGCAGAGAACATGGGAGTCCAGGTTGAGTTCTACAACCGCTTCCAGTACACTGTGGAG GCCTTGGTGCAGTTCTTCTATGCTGATGGAGAGGGACTCGCCATAGAAGATCTGAAGAACCATGTCGACTACAAG GCTCTTGACGAGGAGCTGAGGCTGAACAAGTGTTCGTCCTTTGAGCTAATCGAGCAGTACTTCCTGGAGAAGATCTCTCAGCAG AGAACACTGAAGCACACCCGCTTTGGCCGCGTCAGTGTGAAGTGTTACTATGATGCTTCTGAGCAGAGACTCACGGTGGAGATCCTGCATGCTGCCGATCTCATTGCCTTGGACGCCAACG GGCTGAGTGACCCCTTTGTCATCGTGGAGCTCTGTCCCCACCACCTCTTCCCCATGGCCAAGAGCCAGCGCACCCAAGTGAAGCTCAAGACCCTGCACCCAGTATTTGATGAGCTCTTCTATTT CCATGTCAGCCCAGAGCAGTACAGGCACAGGTTTGCCTGTCTGACTTTTACTGTGATGGACTATGATTGGCTGTCCACCAACGATTTTGCCGGGGAGGCCTTGGCCCCGCTCAGTGACTTCTGTTGGCCAGGGAGACCCAACGCCTCAGCGGCCGGAAAGACCATCCAGCCGACCATTCTGCACTTGGCCCGGAGCAAACCCAGCG AGAAGCCAATCATGAGGATTTTGGACGCACGGACAGGAGACGGAGAGGCTCAGGAGTTTGTGAGGAAGCTAAAGGAGATTGAGAAATCCATGGAAGAGGAGTGA
- the baiap3 gene encoding BAI1-associated protein 3 isoform X3 translates to MLGILLGQSPRETEEKKERKFSFRKRKEKLEKRSSTKEVLAATCIQVTEVKPETLNPVWNEHFVFDIDDVHGDLLHMDIWDHDDDVSVAEACKKLNEVSGLRGMGRYFKQIAKSVRSNGTSSSGSSEDNVDDFLGCINIPLNEIPVMGYDKWFKLEPRSSASKVQGECHLILRLFTTQRDTTLSKRESKEVIHKKMLSQILEYEHAHIQKEPYNWNGQVSPPAWTVLSHHAVQTDLSPLQQAIIRWQCYSSHHRSQRMCYTLLLRLLRTIDAEWDPQAMQGDLERQLSDSFRLYTDHCLCLMKRMRQVFPCASPAAVTRCELMLRGVGHMQTMPAFKTVCPLRNELHLEIATVVKKGTVEWYESTISQFKPEEGALEEQLRRLVQVVDAVCADVQRGQNIYNKLFYSAVKVDFFSIAYRQLEKLVADDVSVAMEKVCGTLEQESSRLTQTMGETLLELYMSLKILKRFREFLPLRDAKMMALTGYHNWFKTSIHKWLQIVHDKACDRIRRAVDMDQLEPVQQAKHSSSAVDVTACFSQVREFWKQMSWPDSAGAFIFVTRLTDNFCSEAVCYSEMIKRKIERSQQGRDIKSLTVQLCIALNNTEHVRVFLGHLPRDLDWQGVEQAMEESCGAEGKEQVNKALNGQLYNVDADLQREAKRLITHLTNKMFSELKRYLQHISLSPDSINNDDAVSPLMKYLRDTLVILSESLVKENLARVLLGMWELLLRMILDTVAENMGVQVEFYNRFQYTVEALVQFFYADGEGLAIEDLKNHVDYKALDEELRLNKCSSFELIEQYFLEKISQQRTLKHTRFGRVSVKCYYDASEQRLTVEILHAADLIALDANGLSDPFVIVELCPHHLFPMAKSQRTQVKLKTLHPVFDELFYFHVSPEQYRHRFACLTFTVMDYDWLSTNDFAGEALAPLSDFCWPGRPNASAAGKTIQPTILHLARSKPSEKPIMRILDARTGDGEAQEFVRKLKEIEKSMEEE, encoded by the exons ATGCTGGGAATCCTCCTGGGCCAGAGCCCCcgggagacagaggagaagaaggagaggaagtTCAGCttcaggaagaggaaggagaagcTGGAGAAGAGGTCCAGTACCAAGGAGGTTCTAGCAGCCACGTGCATCCAGGTGACTGAGGTCAAGCCAGAGACGCTCAACCCAGTCTGGAATGAGCACTTTGTTTT TGACATTGATGATGTCCACGGTGATCTACTGCATATGGACATATG GGACCATGACGATGACGTCTCCGTCGCAGAGGCCTGCAAAAAACTGAATGAAGTCAGTGGACTTAGAGGAATGGGCAG GTATTTTAAGCAGATTGCCAAATCGGTGCGGTCCAATGGGACGTCGTCATCAGGATCATCTGAGGACAATGTTGATGACTTCCTGGGCTGCATCAACATTCCACTGAAT GAGATTCCTGTGATGGGATATGACAAGTGGTTTAAGCTGGAGCCTCGGTCCAGTGCCTCCAAGGTCCAGGGAGAATGTCACCTGATTCTGAGGCTCTTCACTACCCAG agagacactacactgaGTAAGAGGGAATCCAAAGAAGTCATTCATAAGAAGATGCTGAGTCAGATTCTGGAGTACGAGCATGCTCATATTCAG AAAGAGCCTTATAACTGGAATGGGCAGGTGAGTCCTCCAGCATGGACTGTGCTGTCCCATCATGCTGTGCAAACTGACCTCTCACCCCTGCAACAGGCCATCAT TCGCTGGCAGTGCTATAGCAGCCACCACCGGTCCCAGAGGATGTGTTACACCCTGCTGCTGAGGCTGCTGAGGACCATCGATGCAGAGTGGGATCCCCAAGCTATGCAGGGAGACCTG GAGCGGCAGCTGTCGGACAGCTTCAGGCTGTACACGGACCACTGTCTGTGTCTGATGAAGAGAATGCGCCAGGTGTTCCCCTGCGCCAGTCCAGCCGCCGTCACACGCTGCGAGCTCATGCTGAG GGGTGTAGGACACATGCAGACCATGCCGGCCTTCAAGACTGTGTGCCCCCTTCGAAATGAACTGCATTTGGAAATTGCCACTGTTGTCAAG AAAGGTACAGTGGAGTGGTACGAGAGCACAATTTCACAATTCAAACCAGAGGAGGGG GCTCTAGAGGAGCAGCTGAGGAGACTGGTCCAGGTGGTGGATGCAGTGTGTGCAGATGTACAGAGGGGACAGAACATCTACAACAAGCTCTTCTACAG TGCGGTGAAAGTGGATTTCTTCAGCATCGCGTATAGACAGTTGGAGAAACTG GTCGCTGACGACGTGAGCGTTGCCATGGAGAAGGTGTGTGGCACTCTGGAACAGGAGAGCTCCAGGCTAACTCAGACCATGGGAGAGACTCTGTTAGAGCTCTACATGTCTCTGAAAATACTCAAACGCTTCAGAGAGTTCCTCCCTCTCAG GGACGCTAAGATGATGGCATTGACTGGCTATCACAACTGGTTCAAGACGTCTATCCACAAGTGGCTGCAGATAGTCCATGACAAGGCTTGTGACAGGATCCGCAGAGCAGTAGACATGGACCAG CTGGAGCCAGTACAGCAGGCCAAACACAGCTCCTCGGCGGTGGATGTGACAGCATGTTTCAGCCAGGTGCGGGAGTTCTGGAAACAGATGTCCTGGCCAGACTCTGCAGGGGCCTTCATCTTTGTCACCCGCCTGACAGAC AATTTCTGCAGCGAGGCCGTGTGTTACTCAGAGATGATAAAGCGCAAGATTGAGAGGAGCCAGCAGGGTCGAGACATCAAGAGCCTGACAGTGCAG CTGTGCATCGCCCTGAACAACACAGAGCATGTGCGTGTGTTCCTGGGCCACCTACCTCGGGACCTGGACTGGCAGGGCGTGGAGCAGGCCATGGAGGAGTCTTGCGGGGCGGAGGGGAAGGAGCAGGTCAACAAGGCCCTGAATGGACAGCTCTACAACGTGGATGCGGACCTACAGAGGGAGGCCAAGCGCCTCATCACCCACCTCACAAACAAG ATGTTTTCAGAGCTGAAGAGGTACCTCCAACACATCAGCCTGTCCCCTGACTCCATCAACAACGATGAT GCCGTGTCCCCCCTCATGAAGTACTTACGTGACACTTTAGTCATCCTCAGCGAGTCTCTGGTGAAGGAGAATCTGGCTAG AGTTCTCCTCGGCATGTGGGAGCTGCTCCTCAGAATGATCCTCGACACGGTGGCAGAGAACATGGGAGTCCAGGTTGAGTTCTACAACCGCTTCCAGTACACTGTGGAG GCCTTGGTGCAGTTCTTCTATGCTGATGGAGAGGGACTCGCCATAGAAGATCTGAAGAACCATGTCGACTACAAG GCTCTTGACGAGGAGCTGAGGCTGAACAAGTGTTCGTCCTTTGAGCTAATCGAGCAGTACTTCCTGGAGAAGATCTCTCAGCAG AGAACACTGAAGCACACCCGCTTTGGCCGCGTCAGTGTGAAGTGTTACTATGATGCTTCTGAGCAGAGACTCACGGTGGAGATCCTGCATGCTGCCGATCTCATTGCCTTGGACGCCAACG GGCTGAGTGACCCCTTTGTCATCGTGGAGCTCTGTCCCCACCACCTCTTCCCCATGGCCAAGAGCCAGCGCACCCAAGTGAAGCTCAAGACCCTGCACCCAGTATTTGATGAGCTCTTCTATTT CCATGTCAGCCCAGAGCAGTACAGGCACAGGTTTGCCTGTCTGACTTTTACTGTGATGGACTATGATTGGCTGTCCACCAACGATTTTGCCGGGGAGGCCTTGGCCCCGCTCAGTGACTTCTGTTGGCCAGGGAGACCCAACGCCTCAGCGGCCGGAAAGACCATCCAGCCGACCATTCTGCACTTGGCCCGGAGCAAACCCAGCG AGAAGCCAATCATGAGGATTTTGGACGCACGGACAGGAGACGGAGAGGCTCAGGAGTTTGTGAGGAAGCTAAAGGAGATTGAGAAATCCATGGAAGAGGAGTGA